The region TCACCTCCTCCTATAAAAATAAGAGGGCAAGCACTCGTAATTATCCTATGTCAATAAAATTGACGTTTTCCTGTTACCATAAGAGCATTTTAGCATAGGAAATGGGAAAAGTCGACAAGAGTTGGAATAAAATGGTTCATTTGTTTTAAAGCCACATTTGAATTAAGCCTACAATTGCTTCTTAACAAGGTAGAGAGTATACTTAAAGATTATAACCGTTAAATATAGTATTTATAGTTTGCCTTTCTAATGAAAAAAGCTAATACATAACAAACTCCACGTTAAGTAGACAAATTGGAACACACCGTTTGTATTGGAATTCTAATATATGTTGTAATATTTACCTAATAATAAAAGGAGGGAATATTATATGGATACAGAAAAGATTGGAAAATTTATAGCTGACCGCAGAAAAGTAAGAGGTCTTACACAGCAACAGCTTGCCGATGATTTAGGATTAACGAATAAGGCAATATCAAAATGGGAAACAGGGCAGGGAATGCCAGATATTACGACTTTACCGATACTTGCTGAAATGCTGGGTATAACGGTGAATGAGCTTTTAAAAGGAGAGTTGAATCAAAGTATTGATAAGAAAGAAAATGGGATAGAGACCAATTATAGCGTACACAAAAGCGTTTATTGGTTTAAAGCCATGGCTTGCCTATCAATATTCATTGCACTTATGGGTAATATCGTCCCATTATTTATGCTCAGGGAAACATCAACGATAGCAGCGTTCTTGTTTGGTTGTTGGTTTGAAGTATGTAGTTTAGCAGTGTTCGTGGTATTTTATTTAAGAATGAAAGGTGAGATAGAGTTTAATAGTAAGACCTCAGTTTTAAAGATGAATTCATTGTAATCAGAAACCAATTTATGAAGTATGAACTTTGGTTGTGGTTGCTTGCACCATCTGCTTTACTTGTGACTATGGTATTTAAAGCGTTATCCTGGAACAATCTTGTTATGCATATATTAGTAACAATTGCTATCACCATAATTGTTGGATTACAATTATTTTTTAGAATTATGAATACCGCAAAAGTAACAACGAAAGTAAAATGATAGAAGCAGGTAATCTAAAAATGTATCTTTGAATACAAATAGATTATTAGATAACTTTAAAGATAATAGTATAGAGTCCAATAATAATATAGAGTCATATAATAATCAGATTCAGAAAATAGAATGTTATATTTTATGACTCTATTTATTTAAAGCGCTTGTGGTTCGTCCTCGATTTCAACCAATATTAACGTAACATAATCGTCTCTATCTCTTGTACCTATTTCAAATATAAGATAATCCTCATAAGCATTTTCTCCAAGTTTTATCTTGTGTTCCTTTGCGTACTGCATAATCTTTGTATACATTTCACTGATATTACGATAACTTCCTTTATAATAAACCTGAAGATACCACCCCTCTTTTCGCACCAGGGTGTTATTTTTTTTATCAGCATTGTTAGATTTCGTATACAGATAAGAAAAGCTGTCGAATCTTTTTTCGCGGATATTATCAATGGTAAGTGATGCTCCCAGAAAATCAATCATACTTGCATTACTATTATTTCGGAATGCAATCAGTTCTGTTAAAAAATTTGAATAAGAATTGTCATTGCTGTTATCCATTAAGGTACTGCATAGAGCTTTCATGCTTTTATGATAAGCTGGCTCAATAATATTGTATTCTACGGATAAGGCGTTTTTGGTTAAATCCTTAAGAGCATCGATCTCACGTTTGGTGTTTTTTAATTTAATAATTTCCTTAGCCGCTTCATTTGATTTTTGTTCTAGTAATTCTATCAATTTCGCAGGATTTCTTTCATCCATGTACTGTTTAATTTCTTTTAATGGCATTCCCAACATTTTTAGCGCAGAGATAATAGAAAAAGTATCGAATTGGCGGAAGGAGTAATAACGGTAGCCATTTTCTTTTATGATTTCAGGTTGAAAAAGCTTTATCTGATCATAATGAAATAAAATGTGTTTTGGAATTCCACAGATTTTTGCAAATTCTCCTGTTGTTAAGTATTCATTTTTATTTTCAGACATAAATTACCTCAGTTCTTTGCTGCTTTTTCATTTTTCATATTTGCGGTAGCAGCACAGACACAAACCAGATTTTTGAAACTTTGATGCATATATTTCATCTTAGTTAGCAAATGTTTAAAAAACAGGAAATATCAAACAATAATGCTAGGTTATCAAATTTGGAAAGTTTAAATTTCCTGTTTCACAATCCTTTTTTAAATTTAATGCACCTTAGTAAGGGATTTTTATTGTACGGTTTTCTTCTTGACTATAAGACGACCTTATAGTTTATAATAGTCAAACGGCCCGATCCTGTCAAGGAACGTGGCAAAAATTAAGTATTTATTTAGTAAAGCTAGAAGGAGTTATGTTATGAAATTAATGTTAAAATATTTGAAAAGATATCCGAAACTAATTCTTTTAAACATCTTAGGAATCTTTAGTTTCGTAGCGGTACAGCTCGGTATTCCCACAGTCATGGCATGGATGATTGATAACGGTATTGGTAACAGTGACATTGCCTATATCAAGAAAATGGGGGGTATCATGCTAATCGTCTGTGTTCTTGGAGGTGCAGGAACTATTTTACTTACTTACGCCTCATCAAGGATTTCAACTAATATGATTCGTGACATCAGAAATGATGTTTTTATCCAGTCACAGAATTTCTCCCACACAGAATATAATAAATTTGGTGTATCTTCCATGATTACAAGAACAACCAATGATGCATTTCAGTTAATGCTATTCTCCAATATGCTGTTTCGAACTGCACTTTTGGCACCGGTAATGATTTTCATTAGTGTTTTCATGACAATCAAAACTAGTGTTAGTCTCTCTCTGGTTATCGGAGGTAGTTTTCCATTTATAGTAGCTGGCGTTATTATCATTGCCAAATTAACCAATCCACTTTCCAAGAAGCAACAAAAAGGTATGGATCAGTTGAATCGTATTTCAAGAGAAAATTTAACAGGAGTTCGTGTAATCAGAGCCTTTCGCAAAAGTGAATATGAATCAGAACGTTTTGCAGAAACGAATGATAACTATGCTTCTAATTCAAAGAAATTATTTAAAATTATGTCATTTACACAGCCAGCCTTTTTCTTCTTATTGCATCTTGCAATGATGGCGGTGTTTTGGATATCAAGTTTAATGATTGATAAAGGGACCCTACAGGTTGGACAGTTAGTTGCATTCTTAGAGTATCAATTTCATGCAATGTTCTCTATTATGTTATTTTCTATGGTATTCGTAATGTATCCGAGAGCGCAGGTATCCGCAAACCGCATTCAGGAATTGTTAGATGAAGAACCATTGGTGAAGACCCCTACTAATGGCATTACAGCTGAAAATAAAGGTGTCGTAGAATTTGATCATGTTACGTTCCAATATCCGGATGGCGAGCTCCCGGTTATAAAAGACGTATCCTTTACAGCAAACAAAGGGGAAACAGTAGCATTTATCGGTAGTACAGGTAGCGGAAAGAGTACATTAATTAATTTAATTCCAAGATTTTATGATGTAACAAGCGGTTCTATCAAAATTGATGGAGTGGATACACAAAATTATGACTTAAAGGCACTCCGCCAAAAAATCGGCTTTATCCCTCAAAAAGCATTTTTATTTAAAGGAACCATAGAAGATAATCTTAGATTCGGTAATCCAAACGCTACACCTGAAGAAATCAATCATGCCATCGAAGTAGCTCAGGCAAAGGAATTTATTGAGAATAAGCCGAAAAAATTACAGGAATATATAAGTGAAGGTGCTAAGAATGTATCGGGAGGTCAAAAACAGCGAATTTCGATTGCAAGAGCATTGGTAAGAAAACCTGAAATCTATATTTTTGATGACAGCTTTTCTGCGCTTGACTATAAAACAGATGCAACCTTACGAGCTGCACTTAAGAAAGAAACAAAAGAATCCATTGTATTTATTGTTGCACAAAGAATTAGTACAATCATGAATGCGGACAAAATAATAGTACTAAATGAGGGCGAAGTGGTCGGCATGGGAACTCATAAAGAACTATTAAAGTCATGCAATATATATTATGAGATTGCGGATTCACAATTAACAAAGGAGGAACTAGAGCGATGAAAAAATTATATCCATATATAAAGCCATACTTGAAATTTTTTATAGTTGCTATTCTCCTTACGATTGGATACGCTGGCTTCTTATCAGCTGCACCGATGGTGGAAGGTTTTATTACAACTAGGCTAAAAGATGATGTTGTAAATATCGCGAACAAAGTCCCTGGAGCAGCCATCAGCTTTTCTTATATTATAAAGATCTTAAAGCTGTTACTTGTGATTTATATCGGAAATGTACTTTGCAGCTATGGTTCACAATATTTTTTAACAACCGGTATACAAAATACAATGCGTGATTTAAGAAATGATGTGCAAAGAAAGATTGCAAAGCTGCCAATCAGCTATTTTGATAAGCGTACAGTTGGAGATATTCTCAGTATCATATCAAATGATATCGATACCATGTCAAATGCCCTACAGCAGAGTTTATCAAGGATACTGAGTGCTTTTTTATCCATTACTCTTGCAATTATACTAATGTTTTATATTAATCCGATTATGGGTGCGGTTGCAGTTTTATTGATACCGGGAAGTGCTTTTATTATGAAATTTATTATGAAGCGTTCTTCCGTTATGTTCAAGAAACAGCAGGTTGCACTTGGTAACTTAAATGGTTACATTCAAGAAAGATATACCGGTTTAACAGAGATTAAACTATATGGAAAGCAAGAGGACTCGATAGAACAGTTTAAAGAGATTAATAACAATCTTTGTGAAAATGGATTTAGGGCACAGTTTATATCCGGGCTGATGTCACCGTTAATTTCGTTTCTAACCTATATAGCGATTGTTGCCGTTACCATATTAGGTGCGACATTTACAATTACAGGTGCGATCACGGTCGGACAGCTTCAGGCATTTATTCGTTATATGTGGCAGTTAAATGAGCCGCTCGAGCAAGTAACACAATTGTCCTCCGCTATTCAATCTGCGATGGCAGCATCAGCAAGAGTATTTGAATTCCTTTCAGAGACAGAAGAAGTACCAGAGGCAGAAAATCCAGTTAAAATTAACGACTTGAAAGGAAATGTTACCTTTGAGAATGTATCTTTTGGTTACAACAAAGATAAAATGCTGATTGAGCATCTCAATGTTAACGTGAAAAGCGGTCAAATGGTAGCAATTGTCGGTCCGACCGGCGCTGGAAAGACGACGCTTATCAACCTCTTAATGCGTTTTTATGATGTAAATAATGGTGCAATCAAAGTTGATGGTGTGAATATTAAGGATATGAAGCGAGACGATCTACGTTCTATCTTTGGTATGGTGTTACAGGATACCTGGTTATTTAATGGAACGATTGCCGATAATATAAAATACGGAAAAGAAGACGCGACGCGGCAAGAGATTGAAAATGCTGCAAAAACTGCAAATGTAAATCACTTTATCAAAACACAACCGGATGGCTACAATATGATATTAAATGAAGAATCTTCTAACGTATCAGTTGGTGAGAAACAGCTTTTAACAATAGCGAGAGCATTCTTGGCAGACCCTGCTATCTTAATTCTTGATGAAGCAACAAGTTCGGTGGATACCAGACTAGAGTTAATGCTTCAGACAGCTATGAAGAATATTATGAAGGATAGAACAAGCTTTGTTATAGCTCACCGCCTTTCAACCATTCGAAATGCGGATTTAATACTTGTTATGAAGAGTGGAACGATTATCGAGCAAGGAACTCATGATGAATTAATGAAGAAAAAAGGGTTTTATGAAAAACTTTATATGAGTCAGTTCCAGAATCAAGCTTAAAAAAATATTTATAGTAATAGTAATAGCAATAGTAATAACTTTCCTGTTTTAAATCCCCTTTTATAGAGTTTTGTACTAAGAATTAGGATAAAGAATAAGTAATCAAAAAGGTAGGTTGGCTATCAAAATAATAAGCCAATCTACCTTTTTGAATATTAACCCATTAAGGAAGTCTCCCCCTCCTAAGCGAAGTATAAGCGGGGGTTAGACTTCCTTGTTTCAGTGGGAGTACAAGCACCCGTTGAAATAACAACGATGTTGCTAAGGGGTTACTAATATCCTTTGAATTAAAGAATAGAAGATATCCTAAGTTCTTTGTGTTTAGATAAATCAATGAACTGCTCGTCTACTTTTACGACCGGGCGGGATAGTTTGTTTTTATTAATCATTACGACTTCTCCAACTAAGGAATTACTAAGACGCACAGATGCATTAATATAACACTGCGCGAGCCCTTCAAGAAAAGGAAGAAGGTAGGCAGCATCGTATTTTTGGAATCCTTCTTTTTCAAAATTTTCAACAACATCAAAAGGACAAATTTCTTTACGATATACACGCTTAGCAGTCATTGCATCATACACATCAGCTATCGCTAATATTTTTCCAAAAGGAGAGATGTCTTTCGAGGAAAGTTTATTCGGATAGCCACTACCATCACAACGCTCGTGATGCATGAGAATAGCTTTCTTAACACGTGGATCAATTTTCCTATCTTTCACAAGATCATATCCCGTCACGGGGTGCTGATGTACGTGTTCGAGCTCTTTTTTATTGAGTGCTGCTGGTTTCTGAATGATATCCTTTGGTAGTTTAAGTTTACCGATGTCATGTAATAGTCCAGCAAGCATGAGCTGTTCTGCATCATGTGCATTAAAATTTAACCATGTAGCAAAGGAAAAGCAAATCAGCGCTACATTTAGAGAATGTACATAGATTTGGTCATCTAAATCTCGAATGCATTGTAACATATCAAAAGTTCTTAAAGAACTTCGACATTCCTTTAAAAGCTGTTCCACTGAATCTAGCAGTTTATTTTCATCATAGGGAAGAGAAGATGTCCCAGTTAAGGATGAAAAAGAATCTTTTAAAGTTAGAATACTACCCAAATAAAACTTTTTGAATTTTTTAAATTCTTCGGAATTTTTTAAAGCAGTGATATGCTCTGATGGTTTGGTGGTCTGTTTCTTCACTAAAGTATTTGGTATGTAAACAAAAATCTCTTTAATTGCATGAAGTTTTAGTTTCGTAATACTTTTTGTGGTCACCATCGTATTGCGAGAAAGGATACGTTCGTTCCCGCTATTATACACATCCTCCGCAACAATCATTCCAGACACAACTTGAGCTACCGGAATATTTACTACGTTCATAGATGTTTGGAACCTCCCCAAAATTAATCATACAAAATCTACCACAATTATAAATGCTCTCTATAAAATAAACAATAGTATTCTGTGTTTTTATATAGAAGTATACAATTTTTTAGTGCCGGAATATGGCATGCTAAAAAATTGTATGCTATAATAAGGAAAATAAAATAAGGCTAGAAAGGTGGAGGTATCTTGAATTTTATACATGTTGCAGATGTCCATCTCGGTGCCACTCCTGAGTCGGATCGTGGTTGGGATATAAATCGAGAGAAGGAAATCTACGATAGCTTTAGGCGTGTAACAACAGAATGTGAAGAAAAGAAAATTGACTTATTATTGATTTCTGGAGACTTATTTCACAAGCAACCATTGCTTCGAGAGTTAAAAGAAGTTAATTATATATTTTCAAAATTAACTCATACCAAGGTAGTATTAATTGCGGGTAACCATGATTATATAGGCCCTCGCTCAAACTATCAAAATTTTAATTGGTGTGACTGCGTGACTATGCTAAGTGGCGGAGAAATGGACAGTATTTATTTTGAGGAACTAAATACGGAGGTCTATGGATTAAGTTATGTAAGTAGAGAAATATTTGAACCAAAGTATGATGCTATAATACCAGGAGTGGAAGAGCGTATTAATATTTTATTGGCACATGGTGGGAATGAGAATAATATTCCAATAAACTATAAAAAGGTAGAAGAAGCTGGCTTTGATTATGTTGCATTAGGCCATTTTCATAAACCGCAATTAATTACGGATAGAATGGCTTATGTTGGTTCTTTGGAGCCCCTATCCAAAGGAGAACCACTACCACATGGATATTATTATGGTGAAATAACGAAGGAGAAAAGAAAGACGGAAGAGCGTTATGAATCAAATCTATCCTTAACCTTTGTTCCTATTGCATGTAGAGAATATATGACGAAAGAAATAGAAGTAACACCAGATATGTTTGGTACTGGGATTGTTGATTTTGCTAGGAATATAATAAACGAAAATGGAAGCAGGAACTTTTATCAATTCCTTCTTGTTGGAAAAACAGATCCTTCCATTCTCCTTGATATAGAAGATTTTTATCGGTTGGGTTATGTAACGGAGGTTTTAAATCATACCCTCCCTGATTATGATTTTGGCTCTTTATATGGGGAAAACAAAGATAATCTAATTGGTAGCTATATCCGTCGTATCCGGGAAAGTGATGCAAACGAAGACCTAGTGGACAAGGCATTGTATTATGGAATCGAAGCATTGCTTAATACAAAGGAAAGGTAGGAGCTTAGGTGATTATTAAAGAATTAAACCCTGGGCATTTTGGTAAATTTCATAATGTCAATGTGGAACTTACACCTGGGATCAATGTGATATACGGGAAAAATGAAGCAGGAAAATCAACACTTCATGCGTTTGTAAAAGGTATGCTATTTGGTATTGAAAGACTGAGAGGGCGAGCTGGAAAAGAGGACCTTTATGTAAAATACCAGCCTTGGGATACTCCAGGGGCTTATCAAGGTAGTATGGTACTTTCGGTAGATGGAGAGGATTATCGTATAATCCGAAGTTTTTATAAAAAGGAAAGAAGTATTAAGATAATACGGGAAAGCACTGGAAGAGAATTAACCGATGCAGAGCTAGGAGTAAGTGCCATTATTCCAAAACTTACGGAAAGTATCTATAGAAATACCATTAGTATAGAGCAGTTAAGAGCCAAAACAGAATATGAACTTGCAGAGGAATTAAAAAACTATATAACAAACCTTTCTATGTCTAAGAGCAAGGAGGTTGATGTAAATGGTGCTATTAGCTATCTATTAGAAAAGAAAAAGAAATTAGAAAAGCGACTTCCCGATGATAGATTAGCTACATTAACTAGCGAATTAAAAGAATTACAAGATACTCTTAAAAAGTTAGACGATTTAAGCGGAGAGCTTGCTGAGTTAAAAAAGAGGTCAGAATACTTAGAAAACAAACAGAAGGAATATAATCGCAGTACCAATCAGGAAAGAATGAAAAAGGTTGCGTACTATCCTGCTATCCTTGAGAAGTTTAATCGTTTTTTGGAGATGAAACAATCTGCAAAAAATGCTGAGGAAAAAGTAGAGGGTTTAGGAGAGAAGACAAAAAAACAAGCAAGTGAATTAGATAGCAGTAACACCATAGGAGAGCATCTAAAAGAGCTTGGAGAATTGCGTCAAAGAAAGCAAGAGCTCGAAGAGGAACTTAAGGAAAAACGACAAGAAATTGAGCCTCATCTAAAGCAGGGTAGTATCTCTGGGCGTGTAATTGGTGTAATTATTGTAGTTCTAGGCTTAGCAATTTCCTCGATACCGTTTCCTTTTCCTTTCATGACGATTCTTATACGCTGTATTATCGGCATTGCATTTTTGGTAGCTGGAATTTCAAAATATATATTAACAGCTACAAAGGAAGAGAAAACCAAACAAAAGCTAGAGGATATGAAAACAGAATGTGAACGGCAGATTTTTTATCTTCATAGCAAATGGCATGATATTTTACTAAGTCATCGTGTTAGTAATGAGAGTCAATTGATGGTGAAATATAACGACGTCCTTAAAAATGAAGTAGAACGGGAGCAAGCATTAGAGCGAAAGATAGAGTATCAAGCTGCAGCCAAGCAATTTCATAATAAAGCAGACGAGTTAGAGTATGAAATAATCGACTATATGAAACATTTTCTCGGTAATCCTGAGGCGTCGAAAGAATGTATGCAGGAACTTTGGCAGGAGATAGAGGAATTTAAAGAAGAAATTATCAATGAAATGAGTGCTAACGAAGAAGAACATACAAATATTCGGTCTCAGATGGAGCGTATTCGCTGGACATTAGAATCTAATGTAGAGTGTGAAGTAAAACTTGACCAAAAGCAGACGGAACAGGAAGAACTATGTGAATTAAGGAAAGAGCTATTAGAGGAAATAGAGGCAATTACTTTAGGTATTCAAACACTAAAGGAACTTTCTACCGATATTCATGATAGTTTTGGAAGCACATTAAATCAGATGCTTTCAGAAATTGTATCCTCCATAAGTCAGGGCGAGTATACTTCAATCATAGTAGATGAGAAGTTAAACGTATCCGTCCTTCACCTGGGACAATATGTTTCCCTAGATAAACTAAGTGCAGGTACTATGGATCAAATTTATCTAGCACTTCGGTTGTCAGTCGCATCTCTACTCTTTCCAGAGGAGAATATGCCAATACTTTTAGATGATACATTTGCTTTATATGATGAAGAACGAACGAAAGCAGCCTTAAAATTACTTGCTAAGGAAACGAATCGCCAGGTGATAATCTTTACCTGCCATCGTAGGGAAAAAGAATTGCTTGAGGAGTGCAAGGTTCCTTATCATTATGTTGATTTAAATGAGATAGGTAAGAAGCCTTTTGAATATGCATAGGAATTTGTATACTTAAATGAGGAACGAGAAAGAGGTAACTGAATAATCAGTTACCTCTTTCTCACTTCGATGAAACATAACTGCCTCATCCTATATTAACTTCCTAGTTCATGAAAAGGAAAAGTTCGCGAAGCGTACTCCTTTTTAGTTATCATAAACTTTTATTATTTATTATTATACTTATTAAGAACACTTTGAATACGTTCTGTTGGGCTTAAGAATTCGCTAATGGAAGCATCATGATTCAATGCATCAATTAATAATGCAACATACTTACTCATATCTGCATTGATATAGTAAGGTCTGCTAAGTAATTCCTCTGTCTGATAAACAAGGTTTGTAGTCATTACGAAATCAATCAGTCCTTGTTCGTAAGCTTCATCAAATTTATCAAGGCCATTTGTGAATAAACCAAAAGTAGCGCATACAAAGATACGTTTTGCTTTTCTCTTCTTTAATTCTTTTGCTACATCCAACATACTTTCGCCTGAGGAAATCATATCGTCTAAGATCAGTACATCTTTACCTTCTACGTCTGCTCCTAAGAACTCATGAGCAACGATTGGA is a window of Lachnoclostridium phytofermentans ISDg DNA encoding:
- a CDS encoding helix-turn-helix domain-containing protein, whose translation is MDTEKIGKFIADRRKVRGLTQQQLADDLGLTNKAISKWETGQGMPDITTLPILAEMLGITVNELLKGELNQSIDKKENGIETNYSVHKSVYWFKAMACLSIFIALMGNIVPLFMLRETSTIAAFLFGCWFEVCSLAVFVVFYLRMKGEIEFNSKTSVLKMNSL
- a CDS encoding MerR family transcriptional regulator, whose amino-acid sequence is MSENKNEYLTTGEFAKICGIPKHILFHYDQIKLFQPEIIKENGYRYYSFRQFDTFSIISALKMLGMPLKEIKQYMDERNPAKLIELLEQKSNEAAKEIIKLKNTKREIDALKDLTKNALSVEYNIIEPAYHKSMKALCSTLMDNSNDNSYSNFLTELIAFRNNSNASMIDFLGASLTIDNIREKRFDSFSYLYTKSNNADKKNNTLVRKEGWYLQVYYKGSYRNISEMYTKIMQYAKEHKIKLGENAYEDYLIFEIGTRDRDDYVTLILVEIEDEPQAL
- a CDS encoding ABC transporter ATP-binding protein translates to MKLMLKYLKRYPKLILLNILGIFSFVAVQLGIPTVMAWMIDNGIGNSDIAYIKKMGGIMLIVCVLGGAGTILLTYASSRISTNMIRDIRNDVFIQSQNFSHTEYNKFGVSSMITRTTNDAFQLMLFSNMLFRTALLAPVMIFISVFMTIKTSVSLSLVIGGSFPFIVAGVIIIAKLTNPLSKKQQKGMDQLNRISRENLTGVRVIRAFRKSEYESERFAETNDNYASNSKKLFKIMSFTQPAFFFLLHLAMMAVFWISSLMIDKGTLQVGQLVAFLEYQFHAMFSIMLFSMVFVMYPRAQVSANRIQELLDEEPLVKTPTNGITAENKGVVEFDHVTFQYPDGELPVIKDVSFTANKGETVAFIGSTGSGKSTLINLIPRFYDVTSGSIKIDGVDTQNYDLKALRQKIGFIPQKAFLFKGTIEDNLRFGNPNATPEEINHAIEVAQAKEFIENKPKKLQEYISEGAKNVSGGQKQRISIARALVRKPEIYIFDDSFSALDYKTDATLRAALKKETKESIVFIVAQRISTIMNADKIIVLNEGEVVGMGTHKELLKSCNIYYEIADSQLTKEELER
- a CDS encoding ABC transporter ATP-binding protein; the encoded protein is MKKLYPYIKPYLKFFIVAILLTIGYAGFLSAAPMVEGFITTRLKDDVVNIANKVPGAAISFSYIIKILKLLLVIYIGNVLCSYGSQYFLTTGIQNTMRDLRNDVQRKIAKLPISYFDKRTVGDILSIISNDIDTMSNALQQSLSRILSAFLSITLAIILMFYINPIMGAVAVLLIPGSAFIMKFIMKRSSVMFKKQQVALGNLNGYIQERYTGLTEIKLYGKQEDSIEQFKEINNNLCENGFRAQFISGLMSPLISFLTYIAIVAVTILGATFTITGAITVGQLQAFIRYMWQLNEPLEQVTQLSSAIQSAMAASARVFEFLSETEEVPEAENPVKINDLKGNVTFENVSFGYNKDKMLIEHLNVNVKSGQMVAIVGPTGAGKTTLINLLMRFYDVNNGAIKVDGVNIKDMKRDDLRSIFGMVLQDTWLFNGTIADNIKYGKEDATRQEIENAAKTANVNHFIKTQPDGYNMILNEESSNVSVGEKQLLTIARAFLADPAILILDEATSSVDTRLELMLQTAMKNIMKDRTSFVIAHRLSTIRNADLILVMKSGTIIEQGTHDELMKKKGFYEKLYMSQFQNQA
- a CDS encoding HD-GYP domain-containing protein — protein: MNVVNIPVAQVVSGMIVAEDVYNSGNERILSRNTMVTTKSITKLKLHAIKEIFVYIPNTLVKKQTTKPSEHITALKNSEEFKKFKKFYLGSILTLKDSFSSLTGTSSLPYDENKLLDSVEQLLKECRSSLRTFDMLQCIRDLDDQIYVHSLNVALICFSFATWLNFNAHDAEQLMLAGLLHDIGKLKLPKDIIQKPAALNKKELEHVHQHPVTGYDLVKDRKIDPRVKKAILMHHERCDGSGYPNKLSSKDISPFGKILAIADVYDAMTAKRVYRKEICPFDVVENFEKEGFQKYDAAYLLPFLEGLAQCYINASVRLSNSLVGEVVMINKNKLSRPVVKVDEQFIDLSKHKELRISSIL
- a CDS encoding metallophosphoesterase family protein, with protein sequence MNFIHVADVHLGATPESDRGWDINREKEIYDSFRRVTTECEEKKIDLLLISGDLFHKQPLLRELKEVNYIFSKLTHTKVVLIAGNHDYIGPRSNYQNFNWCDCVTMLSGGEMDSIYFEELNTEVYGLSYVSREIFEPKYDAIIPGVEERINILLAHGGNENNIPINYKKVEEAGFDYVALGHFHKPQLITDRMAYVGSLEPLSKGEPLPHGYYYGEITKEKRKTEERYESNLSLTFVPIACREYMTKEIEVTPDMFGTGIVDFARNIINENGSRNFYQFLLVGKTDPSILLDIEDFYRLGYVTEVLNHTLPDYDFGSLYGENKDNLIGSYIRRIRESDANEDLVDKALYYGIEALLNTKER
- a CDS encoding ATP-binding protein is translated as MIIKELNPGHFGKFHNVNVELTPGINVIYGKNEAGKSTLHAFVKGMLFGIERLRGRAGKEDLYVKYQPWDTPGAYQGSMVLSVDGEDYRIIRSFYKKERSIKIIRESTGRELTDAELGVSAIIPKLTESIYRNTISIEQLRAKTEYELAEELKNYITNLSMSKSKEVDVNGAISYLLEKKKKLEKRLPDDRLATLTSELKELQDTLKKLDDLSGELAELKKRSEYLENKQKEYNRSTNQERMKKVAYYPAILEKFNRFLEMKQSAKNAEEKVEGLGEKTKKQASELDSSNTIGEHLKELGELRQRKQELEEELKEKRQEIEPHLKQGSISGRVIGVIIVVLGLAISSIPFPFPFMTILIRCIIGIAFLVAGISKYILTATKEEKTKQKLEDMKTECERQIFYLHSKWHDILLSHRVSNESQLMVKYNDVLKNEVEREQALERKIEYQAAAKQFHNKADELEYEIIDYMKHFLGNPEASKECMQELWQEIEEFKEEIINEMSANEEEHTNIRSQMERIRWTLESNVECEVKLDQKQTEQEELCELRKELLEEIEAITLGIQTLKELSTDIHDSFGSTLNQMLSEIVSSISQGEYTSIIVDEKLNVSVLHLGQYVSLDKLSAGTMDQIYLALRLSVASLLFPEENMPILLDDTFALYDEERTKAALKLLAKETNRQVIIFTCHRREKELLEECKVPYHYVDLNEIGKKPFEYA